A genomic window from Heptranchias perlo isolate sHepPer1 chromosome 20, sHepPer1.hap1, whole genome shotgun sequence includes:
- the LOC137335647 gene encoding zinc finger protein 774-like codes for MHGHNHTGERPFFCSVCGKGFTRSSTLLRHQRTHSDERPFKCSDCEKSFKSKSILLTHQRTHTGERPFTCTVCEKRFTRSSHLLTHQRVHSDERPFKCSDCEKSFKSKIDLMRHQHSHTGERLFTCSVCGKGFTQSSTLLKHQRVHTGERPFSCSVCKKRFTRSSHLLSHQRVHSDERPFKCSNCEKRFKSKIDLMKHQRTHTGERPFTCSVCGKGFTQSSHLLKHQRVHTGERPLNVLTVRKDLKSEMSC; via the coding sequence aTGCATGGACacaatcacactggggagaggccgttcttctgctccgtgtgtgggaagggattcactcggtcatccaccctgctgagacaccagcgaactcactctgatgagagaccttttaaatgttctgactgtgagaagagctttaaaagcaaaagtattctgctgacacaccaacgcactcacactggggagaggccgttcacctgcaccgtgtgtgagaagagattcactcggtcatcccacctgctgacacaccagcgagttcactctgatgagagaccttttaaatgttctgactgtgagaagagctttaaaagcaaaattgatctgATGAGACACCAACAtagccacactggggagaggctgttcacctgctccgtgtgtgggaaaggattcactcagtcatccaccctgctgaaacaccagcgagttcacactggggagagaccgttctcctgctcagtgtgtaagaagagattcactcgatcatcacaccttctgtcacaccagcgagttcactctgatgagagaccttttaaatgttctaactgtgagaagaggtttaaaagcaaaattgatctgATGAAACACCAACGTACccatactggggagaggccattcacctgctccgtgtgtgggaagggattcactcagtcatcccacctgctgaaacaccagcgagttcacactggggagaggccgttaaatgttctgactgtgagaaaagatttaaaatcagaaatgagctgctga
- the LOC137335646 gene encoding zinc finger protein 774-like: MHGHNHTGERPFFCSVCGKGFTRSSTLLRHQRTHSDERPFKCSDCEKSFKSKRNLLTHQRTHTGERPFTCTVCEKRFTRSSHLLTHQRVHSDERPFKCSDCEKSFKSKIDLMRHQHSHTGERPFTCSVCGKGFTQSSTLLKHQRVHTGERPFSCSVCKKRFTRSSHLLSHQRVHSDERPFKCSNCEKRFKSKIDLMKHQRTHTGERPFTCSVCGKGFTQSSHLLKHQRVHTGERPLNVLTVRKDLKSEMSC; this comes from the coding sequence aTGCATGGACacaatcacactggggagaggccgttcttctgctccgtgtgtgggaagggattcactcggtcatccaccctgctgagacaccagcgaactcactctgatgagagaccttttaaatgttctgactgtgagaagagctttaaaagcaaaaggaatctgctgacacaccaacgcactcacactggggagaggccgttcacctgcaccgtgtgtgagaagagattcactcggtcatcccacctgctgacacaccagcgagttcactctgatgagagaccttttaaatgttctgactgtgagaagagctttaaaagcaaaattgatctgATGAGACACCAACAtagccacactggggagaggccgttcacctgctccgtgtgtgggaaaggattcactcagtcatccaccctgctgaaacaccagcgagttcacactggggagagaccgttctcctgctcagtgtgtaagaagagattcactcgatcatcacaccttctgtcacaccagcgagttcactctgatgagagaccttttaaatgttctaactgtgagaagaggtttaaaagcaaaattgatctgATGAAACACCAACGTACccatactggggagaggccattcacctgctccgtgtgtgggaagggattcactcagtcatcccacctgctgaaacaccagcgagttcacactggggagaggccgttaaatgttctgactgtgagaaaagatttaaaatcagaaatgagctgctga